The window acaaaaggaatgaatACGAAGGAATAGTATATATAGTCAAGGCAATTACAGCGAAAACCCGAACAGACAAACCAAAATCTCCATCAGCAGTAGAGAAATGTAAACGAGAGTTGTGTTCTTGAAGGCTCTACCATCAGATCGCTTCCCGTGGAGTCGATGGGGAAGGAGGAGAGAGAGGATTCGAGCATCCAAAGTGCAGAGCAGAGCGACGGGCGAGAGGGGAGGAGGATAGCGCACGGGGCAGAGGGCGTagttgttttaggaagcaagatgCTTCAAACGGTCTCGAGAGCATCCATTATATGACGCCAGCATCCGGACCGTTCAAGCTGGATTGATGTGTAAAGGGATGTGAACCGGGTTCGATTGAGCTATTTCCCAATTGGGTTGGGTTGGGTCAGATTCGTGGACCGAGAGCAAGGACTCACGTGTTAAAATTGGAGTACATCACAGATCATATAATTACTGGATCACTCGCAGCACATATAGGGTTGATTGATTACATGATGATGCATCAGAATATAATCCCGGTATTAATGATGAGCGGGTAGGGATGGAAGTCGAAGGGTTCGAGGCATTAATAACTTAAAAGCCCTTCTCAGTGGTTCAGTCCCGGAGCACGGGGCTCCGGACGCTCAACAGGGACACGTCGTCCAGCGAAGGACCGCAGAGCGAGCCGTCGACCTTCGTGTGGTAGAAGGTGCTGAAGAACACGACGCGGGTGCGCTCCGCCACGGCCGTGAACCGGAGCACCCCGCGCTTGTACCCGCCGGTGCCCTTGGACTCGTAGGGGATCTTCGCGGTGCCGCGGCCCGCGAACGCCTCCACCACCATGGACCCCACGCAGCCGTTGCCCGCGTCGCCGATGGAGAAGGCCAACGCGTAGACCTTCCCCGGGACAGTGCGCGCCACCTGGGCGAGGGCGCTCTCCTTCCCGGCCACCAGCTCCACGGCGCGCTTGCCCCGGGGCACCGAGAAGTGGTCGGAGTCGATGTACTTGACGGCCTTGAGGGACTCCACCGTCCATCCGGGCAGCGGGGAGTGGTCGTCCTCGATGTTGGGCGGGATCAGCACGCCCCAGGTGGTGTTGGGCAGCACATATGGCCCTTCCTCGAAGTCACGGTTCTTCAACAAGTTGTCTGCACCAATGCCAAGAGGAAGGGAGCAAAGCAAATCAATGCATGCATGCACAGACGCGATCGATCAGCTCGGCCGACGAGCTAAAAGAGTGTGGGTGCTTGTGCCTGTGTGTGTGTCCATCACTTACCGCCGGTGAGCTTTGGCGGATAGAGGGTTTTGATGGCGACGGAGTCGATGAGAGGGCCGCAGGCGGGGTCCTCCTCGACGCCGGGATTGTGGATGACGAGGTGGACCTCCTCCAAGGTGGCGCGGAAGGCCCAGGCGTAGGAGTCCCAGCCGTCGCTGCCATACGTGGTCTGGATGGGGAGCAGGCCGGAGTCGGGGGTGACCGACACGTTGAGGCGCTCGTCCTGGGCGCAGGTGCGGGCGGCGCTGAAGGTGATGGAGTAGTACATGCCCTTAACCACCTTGAGCTTCTGCTTGATGGACGCCTCGTTACCTAGCCGGACGGCGTACGCGCCCTCCGGCACCACCAGCAGCATGTCCCC of the Musa acuminata AAA Group cultivar baxijiao chromosome BXJ3-2, Cavendish_Baxijiao_AAA, whole genome shotgun sequence genome contains:
- the LOC135631973 gene encoding BIIDXI-like protein At5g11420: MKKMMHCAAAILLLCSAVPIALAITDGLLPNGNFEAKPKASDLNGTQVMSRYAIPQWEISGFVEYIESGHKQGDMLLVVPEGAYAVRLGNEASIKQKLKVVKGMYYSITFSAARTCAQDERLNVSVTPDSGLLPIQTTYGSDGWDSYAWAFRATLEEVHLVIHNPGVEEDPACGPLIDSVAIKTLYPPKLTGDNLLKNRDFEEGPYVLPNTTWGVLIPPNIEDDHSPLPGWTVESLKAVKYIDSDHFSVPRGKRAVELVAGKESALAQVARTVPGKVYALAFSIGDAGNGCVGSMVVEAFAGRGTAKIPYESKGTGGYKRGVLRFTAVAERTRVVFFSTFYHTKVDGSLCGPSLDDVSLLSVRSPVLRD